The Tepidibacter aestuarii genome contains a region encoding:
- a CDS encoding isoprenyl transferase: MEKNTLNCIDKNNIPNHIAIIMDGNGRWAKKRFLPRTFGHKAGVETIREIVKECSSLGVGYLTLYAFSTENWKRPKDEVSALMNLLVQYLKKEIKELHENNVIFNTIGDISYLPSTAIKEIEKSKELTKYNTGLTLTLALNYGSRNDIKNAIVNILEDYKNKKIDIDDVDEDFIRNYLSTKSLPDPDILVRPSGEYRISNFLLWEIAYSEFWFSDIYWPDFRKENLHKLILDYQNRERRFGGLK; encoded by the coding sequence ATGGAGAAAAATACATTAAACTGTATAGATAAAAATAATATACCAAATCATATAGCTATTATAATGGATGGCAATGGTCGATGGGCTAAGAAAAGGTTTCTACCTAGAACGTTTGGACATAAGGCTGGAGTTGAAACTATAAGAGAGATTGTTAAAGAATGTAGCAGCCTAGGAGTTGGGTATTTGACATTATACGCTTTTTCTACAGAAAATTGGAAGAGACCTAAAGATGAAGTGAGTGCACTTATGAATTTATTAGTGCAATATTTAAAAAAAGAAATAAAAGAATTACATGAAAATAATGTAATTTTTAATACTATAGGAGATATATCTTATTTACCTAGTACTGCTATTAAGGAAATTGAAAAATCAAAAGAACTTACTAAATATAATACAGGACTGACGCTTACATTGGCTTTAAATTATGGAAGTAGAAATGACATAAAAAATGCTATTGTTAATATACTTGAAGATTATAAAAATAAAAAAATTGATATAGATGATGTTGACGAAGATTTTATTAGGAATTATTTAAGTACCAAATCATTACCAGACCCTGATATATTAGTTAGGCCTAGTGGCGAATATAGAATTAGTAATTTCTTATTGTGGGAAATAGCATATTCAGAATTTTGGTTTTCTGATATATATTGGCCAGACTTTAGAAAAGAAAATTTACATAAACTTATTTTGGATTATCAAAATAGGGAAAGAAGATTTGGAGGACTTA